GAAGACGAACCCTTACTTAAACGAAATGGAAGTTGCTTACATTATCGAACAGGTGTGGCAGCAGACATTTGAAAGCCGAGAGAAACCAAATCAGCATTTGTGCCCGGAAGCATCATAAGCGCACCTGGCTGAATTTTGTATCCTGTCTCAAGCATCATTTCCCTGTAGCTTTCGGGAAGCGGGCTGGACATCCGCTTTAGCTTCTCACCGTATTCTTCTTCCAAAGGTGAATGCTGCATAATGCCTTGCCACTTTTTTGAATCATTGATTGGCTCGGCTAAAATATCATCCGAAATAAAAATGTTTTCAACGAGGACATTTCCGTCCGGAACGGCAATCTCCATGATTTGTTTTACGATCGGTTCAGGGTCCTCACCTGTAAATACTCCGTCGGTCATATGACAAATTAACGGGGCGGGGCATTTTTCCAGGTTGGGTAGTTCCTGGCGCAATATTTTTTCGGCAGCGGAAAATGCTTTCGCTGTATTTGTCAGCCGCTGTGTCTGAATGTTATCGAGCGGCTTCATTTTAGCCACTTCATCGATGCCTTTCACTCCTCCGAGGACATCAAAGACATGATCACTGTAGGCCAAGATGGATACTTTATAACGCGGACTCAGCCGGCTCCCCTTCGTCGAACGGAAGACCATCTGTCGAATCGCCGCATGTAAGGCTGTCGTCACCACATCGATTCTTCTTTTTTCCGTTCCGCCCGCTTGCATATTCTGATTCATTGACGCGCTAATATCAAGCAAGTAAATAATATATGCAGGCGTCTGTTGAGTCGCTTGCGTAAGATAGTTCAACGCTTTCAACTCCTATTGTTTCATTCTAATGTTATGTGTCAATTATACCAATTTTTGAATAGAAACATAGTTTGTGAACATCATTTTAATCAAAACCACCCGTGTGAACGGGTGGTTTGCTCTACGGCTGAAAGCCTTTGTTACTGGCCAGC
The sequence above is a segment of the Pueribacillus theae genome. Coding sequences within it:
- a CDS encoding vWA domain-containing protein, which translates into the protein MNYLTQATQQTPAYIIYLLDISASMNQNMQAGGTEKRRIDVVTTALHAAIRQMVFRSTKGSRLSPRYKVSILAYSDHVFDVLGGVKGIDEVAKMKPLDNIQTQRLTNTAKAFSAAEKILRQELPNLEKCPAPLICHMTDGVFTGEDPEPIVKQIMEIAVPDGNVLVENIFISDDILAEPINDSKKWQGIMQHSPLEEEYGEKLKRMSSPLPESYREMMLETGYKIQPGALMMLPGTNADLVSLGFQMSAATPVR